Proteins co-encoded in one Prunus persica cultivar Lovell chromosome G6, Prunus_persica_NCBIv2, whole genome shotgun sequence genomic window:
- the LOC18773089 gene encoding NAC domain-containing protein 68 — protein MANSRNVSLAFHFHPTDQEIIRSILYKMVIEREPLNPSYHGIVHDEDLFGTKEPWKIWEDYGRDQLHDQDLYFICQLKRINYCSSRTHRRIGCEGTWSQRVAPKLIYDGNPNPIGNVRKLRYKNPKSEHNAEWFLDEYSLFVGDEGHDQTTPGFDFVVCRLRKNHNKFDRIRASVHKKTNKAPQQIHERKRKSMNVVINVDDDDDEEVLHGCSIAKSHSSGL, from the coding sequence ATGGCTAATTCGCGTAATGTGTCGTTAGCTTTCCACTTCCACCCCACAGATCAAGAAATCATACGTTCCATTCTCTACAAGATGGTGATTGAGAGAGAGCCTTTGAACCCGTCATACCACGGCATTGTTCATGACGAGGACCTCTTCGGCACCAAAGAACCATGGAAGATATGGGAAGACTATGGAAGAGATCAACTCCATGATCAAGACTTATACTTCATCTGCCAGCTCAAGAGGATAAATTACTGCAGTTCGCGCACCCATCGCCGGATTGGCTGCGAAGGGACTTGGAGCCAACGAGTAGCCCCCAAATTGATTTACGATGGAAACCCTAATCCTATTGGTAACGTAAGAAAGCTTCGGTATAAGAATCCAAAGTCAGAGCACAATGCTGAGTGGTTTTTGGATGAATATAGCCTTTTTGTAGGTGATGAAGGTCATGATCAAACTACTCctggttttgattttgtggtTTGTCGATTGAGGAAGAATCATAATAAGTTCGACAGAATAAGAGCAAGTGTTCATAAAAAGACCAATAAAGCACCACAACAAAtacatgaaagaaaaagaaaatcaatgaatGTGGTGATcaatgttgatgatgatgatgatgaggaagtACTACATGGATGCTCTATTGCAAAGTCGCACTCTTCTGGTTTATGA